The genomic window TGATCACGCGGTGCTCGCGCTTCATGTCGTGCGCGGTGGCGAGGACATGGCCCAGCGGCGGCCTGCGCACGACCCACTGGCCGGAGCCGTCGGTGACGACGTAGGTGAGGTTCGAGCGTCCGCCCTCGATGACCCGGGCGTCGAGAGGTCCGTCGACCAGCCCCGGCCGTTCGCGGTCGAGATGGCCGCGCAGCAGGTCCAGGTCGAGACCTGGCGGGTGGACTGGGCTCATGGTGCGCACCTCCGAGGCGGTTGAACGGTCGGAACCATGATGCCGACCAGTCGGTATGTCGTCCAGTGTCCGCCCGGAATCGGCGACGTGATCTCCGGCTCCCCGTGCCGGGTGCCGGCCGGCCCTTCACCGCCCGCAGGGCGTCACCGATGACCGGCGGCCCGCAACGTGCGGCATGTCAGAAGAGTGTGGCGACGCCGAACACCGCGAGCGCGACCGTGCACCCGGCCGCCGTCAGCGCGTGGCGCGGAGACAGGGGGGCGGGCCGCGCGCTGCCCATGTCCGTGACCCGGCGGTGCGCCACCAGGAGGAAGCCCAGCCAGGCCACCAGGCTCAGCGCCACCGCGAGCACGCCGGCAGACCCCGCACCGCCGTGCAGGGCCTGCCGGCCCGCCAGCAGACCCACCACCGTGCACGCCAGCGTGGTGCGCCGCCAGGCCAGCCGCGTCCGTTCCGGCTGGAGACCGGGATCGCGGGCCGGACCGGTCACCGGCCCTCCCAGCCGAACAGGACGACCACCACCATCGCGACCGCCACCACGGCGACGACCAGGCTCAGCAGTGCCGGGAAGCGGGACGCGGGCAGATCCTCGCCGCGCCGCATCGCCCGCTCGCACCGCACCCAGTGGTCCACGGCCCGCAGTGCGCAGAGCACCCCCGCGGCCAGCAACCCGAGGGCGAGACCCGCCCGGACGCCCCAGGCCAGGTCGGGCAGGAACTGATCGACCGCGAAACCGCCGCCGATCAGCGCCAGAGCGGTCCGGATCCAGGCCAGGAAGGTGCGCTCGTTGGCCAGGGAGAAGCGGTAGTCCGGGGTGTCACCCTCCTCACGGATCCGCTCCGGCGCGAACCACAGCCGGAGCCCCCGCACGAAGCCGCTCACACGCCCGCCCCCGGCGAGCCCGCCCGGAAGTCCCGCAGCCGGTGGTACGCCTCCAGCCCGTCCGGCACCCAGGTCCAGTCGGGCAGCCGCTCCGACAGTTCGGAGTCCGTCAGGAAGGTGTGCCAGGCGACCTCCTCCCGCTGCGGCCGCACGGGCAGCTCGCAGCGCACCTCGTACACGTACGACCACCAGCTGTGCCCGTCGCCCTCGTAGAGGAACGTGAAGAGCGGTGTGGGGCGGGGGAGCCCGGACACCCCCAGCTCCTCCTCCGCCTCACGCAGCGCGGCCTCGTCGTAGGACTCGCCGGCGCCCACGACGCCGCCGACGAACATGTCGTAGTGCGAGGGGAAGACGAGCTTCGTCGCCGTTCTGCGGTGCACGAACAGCCGGCCTGCGCCGTCCCGCACCTCGATGAAGGCGCAGCGGTGACGCAGGCCACGTGCGGTCGCCTCACCGCGCGTCGCCTGCCCGACGACCTCGTCGTTCTCGTCGACGATGTCCAGTAGTTCGTCAGCCGGAGTCATGCCGTCCATCCAACATCAACCGGTCGGCGGCCGTGGCACCGTGCTTCTCCTTCCCCACCGGCATGGCCGGGTGCAGCCCCAGCAGCACGATCCCGGCCACGATCGCCGCGAGCCCCGCCGCCTGCCAGGCCAGCGCCCCGGTGTCGGTGCGCACCTGGTCGCCGAGAAAGCCGATCCCGCAGACGATCCCGGCCAGTGGCTGTGCCGCGGTCAGGGCCGGCAGCGACATCCGCAGCGGACCCGCCTCGAACGCGCTCTGGACGAGGATCAGGCTGGTCACGCCCAGGACGACCAGGGCATACGGCTGCCAGCCCGTGAACAGCGCCGCCCATCCGCCGTCGTCCAGCCGGAGGACGCAGACCCGGGTCAGGGCGTCCTGGAGTCCGTAGAGCAGACCCCCCGCCAGACCCAGCAGCGTGGGGGCCCACGGGGTGCGCGGGTGTCTGGCGAAGGCGGTCAGCGCCAGCGCGAGCCCGACCACCAGGCCGATCACCAGCCAGTGCCGCAGCGGTTCCGTCACCGCCTCGCCGCCGCGCGGCTGGCCGGCCAGCAGGAACGTGGTGACGCCGCCGGCCAGCAGCCAGAGACCGCCCCAGCCCTGGCGGCCGAGGCGCTGTCCGGTGAAGTAGCGCGAGAGGGCCAGCGCGAAGAGCAGATTGGTGGCCAGCAGCGGTTCGACGACCGACACCTCACCCCGCCCCAGCGCCAGCGCGCCGAGGACCATGCCGCAGATCATCAGACCGATGCCGGCCAGCCAGCTCGGCACCCTCATCAGGTCCAGCAGCAGCCGGGGCGAGAGGAAATCACTCGGCGGCGCGTGGCGGGCCGCGTCCTGCTGCAGGACGAAACCGAAGCCCGCACAGCATGCCGCGGCCACGGAAAGAGCGATCACCAGCAAGGACACGGTCCGACGATAGCCCCGCGGCCGTATCGGAGGCGTGAGGCCGGCGTCGACCGGACGGTTGACGTGGGCGCGGCCCGTACAGAAGATCTGACCCACAGGTAACTTCGCCCTGCTGTCCCCGCTCCGCACCGCCCCGAAGGATGGAACCCATGGCGTACGACGCTGATGTGATCGTGATCGGGGCAGGACTCGCGGGGCTGGTCGCCACCGCCGAGCTCGTCGACGCGGGCCGGACCGTCATCCTCCTCGACCAGGAGCCCGAGCAGTCCATCGGCGGTCAGGCGCACTGGTCCTTCGGCGGGCTCTTCCTCGTCGACTCGCCCGAGCAGCGCCGCATGCGGATCAAGGACAGCCGCGAACTGGCCCTGCAGGACTGGTACGGCACGGCGGGCTTCGACCGCGAGGACGACCACTGGCCGCGGCAGTGGGCCGAGGCGTACGTCGACTTCGCCGCGGGGGAGAAGCGGTCCTGGCTGCACGCGCAGGGGCTGCGCTTCTTCCCCGTCGTCGGCTGGGCGGAGCGCGGCGGATACGACGCCACGGGGCACGGCAACTCCGTACCCCGCTTCCACATCACCTGGGGCACCGGTCCCGGGGTCGTCGCACCCTTCGAGCGACGGGTCCGCGAGGGCATCGCCAAGGGCCTCGTCCGGCCCCGCTTCCGCCACCGGGTGACGGGGCTCGGCCGCTCCGCGGGCGCGGTCGACACCGTCACCGGCGAGATCCTCGTGGAGAGCGGCGCCGAGCGGGGCACAGCGAGCGGCCGCGAGGTCGCGGGGTCCTTCGAGCTACGCGCCCAGGCCGTGATCGTCACCTCCGGAGGCATCGGCGGGAACCACGACCTCGTGCGCGCCCAGTGGCCCGAGCGGCTGGGCACCCCGCCGGAGAAGATGCTCTCCGGGGTCCCCGCCCACGTCGACGGACTGATGCTGGGCATCGCCGAGAAGGCGGGCGCCCGCCACATCAACCGCGACCGGATGTGGCACTACACCGAGGGCATCGAGAACTGGAACCCCATCTGGGACAAGCACGGCATCCGGATCCTGCCCGGCCCGTCGTCCCTCTGGCTGGACGCCCGCGGCAAGCGCCTGCCGGTGCCGCTCTTCCCCGGCTTCGACACGCTGGGCACTCTCGAACACATCATGCGGTCCGGGCACGGCTACACGTGGTTCGTTCTCGACCAGAAGATCATCGGCAAGGAGTTCGCCCTCTCCGGCTCCGAGCAGAACCCCGACCTCACGGGCAAGTCGGTCCGCGGTGTGATCGGCCGGGCGCGTGCCGACGTCCCCGCGCCGGTGCGGGCCTTCATGGACAAGGGGGCGGACTTCGTCGTGGAGAAGGACCTCGGCGCGCTCGTGCGGGGCATGAACGCCCTCACCGGCGAGGGCCTGATCGACGAGGACGCCCTGCGGCGCGAGATCACCGCCCGCGACCGAGAGATCGCCAACCCCTTCACCAAGGACCTCCAGATCACGGCGATCAACGGAGCCCGCTCCTACCTGGGCGACAAGCTGATCCGCACCGCGAAGCCGCACCG from Streptomyces sp. NBC_01341 includes these protein-coding regions:
- a CDS encoding NUDIX hydrolase, translated to MTPADELLDIVDENDEVVGQATRGEATARGLRHRCAFIEVRDGAGRLFVHRRTATKLVFPSHYDMFVGGVVGAGESYDEAALREAEEELGVSGLPRPTPLFTFLYEGDGHSWWSYVYEVRCELPVRPQREEVAWHTFLTDSELSERLPDWTWVPDGLEAYHRLRDFRAGSPGAGV
- a CDS encoding DMT family transporter; this encodes MSLLVIALSVAAACCAGFGFVLQQDAARHAPPSDFLSPRLLLDLMRVPSWLAGIGLMICGMVLGALALGRGEVSVVEPLLATNLLFALALSRYFTGQRLGRQGWGGLWLLAGGVTTFLLAGQPRGGEAVTEPLRHWLVIGLVVGLALALTAFARHPRTPWAPTLLGLAGGLLYGLQDALTRVCVLRLDDGGWAALFTGWQPYALVVLGVTSLILVQSAFEAGPLRMSLPALTAAQPLAGIVCGIGFLGDQVRTDTGALAWQAAGLAAIVAGIVLLGLHPAMPVGKEKHGATAADRLMLDGRHDSG
- a CDS encoding FAD-binding dehydrogenase, with the translated sequence MAYDADVIVIGAGLAGLVATAELVDAGRTVILLDQEPEQSIGGQAHWSFGGLFLVDSPEQRRMRIKDSRELALQDWYGTAGFDREDDHWPRQWAEAYVDFAAGEKRSWLHAQGLRFFPVVGWAERGGYDATGHGNSVPRFHITWGTGPGVVAPFERRVREGIAKGLVRPRFRHRVTGLGRSAGAVDTVTGEILVESGAERGTASGREVAGSFELRAQAVIVTSGGIGGNHDLVRAQWPERLGTPPEKMLSGVPAHVDGLMLGIAEKAGARHINRDRMWHYTEGIENWNPIWDKHGIRILPGPSSLWLDARGKRLPVPLFPGFDTLGTLEHIMRSGHGYTWFVLDQKIIGKEFALSGSEQNPDLTGKSVRGVIGRARADVPAPVRAFMDKGADFVVEKDLGALVRGMNALTGEGLIDEDALRREITARDREIANPFTKDLQITAINGARSYLGDKLIRTAKPHRILDPAAGPLIAVRLNILTRKSLGGLETDLSSRVLAEDGAPLPGVYAAGEAAGFGGGGVHGYRSLEGTFLGGCIFSGRAAGRAAAKAVG
- a CDS encoding YidH family protein, which produces MSGFVRGLRLWFAPERIREEGDTPDYRFSLANERTFLAWIRTALALIGGGFAVDQFLPDLAWGVRAGLALGLLAAGVLCALRAVDHWVRCERAMRRGEDLPASRFPALLSLVVAVVAVAMVVVVLFGWEGR
- a CDS encoding DUF202 domain-containing protein, which encodes MTGPARDPGLQPERTRLAWRRTTLACTVVGLLAGRQALHGGAGSAGVLAVALSLVAWLGFLLVAHRRVTDMGSARPAPLSPRHALTAAGCTVALAVFGVATLF